One part of the Terrimicrobium sacchariphilum genome encodes these proteins:
- a CDS encoding LacI family DNA-binding transcriptional regulator produces the protein MVSLKRIAAELDVSYSLVSKVLNGRLGTTGVSAATRDAIQKKAKELNYVPNRLAVALKAGRRGVVGIFFHHMGIPGSDLSDRLLKGLVDGLEQGSSRMWLRYFTTDCEFLDACDSRLRNEVDGLIVAGVYHAGLTERLRELERLGVPVVTMFDNEPAPSADNPVTRVQVSYFSHGYVPTRHLLDLGCRRLACLDTDQSRTKGFLQAHKDAKVRVDRSLVIPSKKFLKEDGRKAAKALLAAGLPVDGIVCQSDAQANGVICELILKGVKVPEQVKVTGVDNSPLAEECIVPITSMTSEVRKAGLKSVELLFQRIEGVKVKSVLIEPKLVARNSTGETPARSLNRAELE, from the coding sequence ATGGTTTCGCTGAAACGCATTGCGGCTGAGTTGGATGTTTCCTACAGCCTCGTCTCCAAGGTGCTCAATGGCAGGCTCGGCACGACGGGGGTGAGCGCGGCCACGCGCGATGCGATCCAGAAGAAAGCGAAAGAGCTTAACTACGTACCCAACCGTCTGGCGGTGGCGCTGAAGGCGGGACGCCGGGGAGTGGTCGGGATTTTTTTCCACCACATGGGAATCCCGGGGAGTGATCTGAGCGATCGCTTGCTCAAGGGCCTAGTCGACGGACTCGAGCAGGGTTCATCCCGTATGTGGCTCCGGTACTTTACCACCGACTGCGAATTCCTCGATGCCTGTGACTCCCGGCTCAGGAATGAGGTGGACGGGCTGATCGTCGCCGGGGTGTATCACGCGGGGCTGACGGAGCGCCTGCGCGAGCTCGAGCGCCTGGGCGTTCCCGTGGTGACGATGTTTGACAACGAGCCTGCCCCCTCTGCGGACAATCCGGTCACGCGGGTGCAGGTTTCCTATTTCTCCCATGGCTATGTGCCGACCAGGCATCTGCTGGACCTGGGCTGCCGGCGGCTCGCCTGCCTGGATACGGACCAGAGCCGGACGAAGGGATTTTTGCAGGCTCACAAGGATGCCAAGGTGCGGGTCGACCGGTCCCTTGTCATTCCGTCGAAGAAATTCCTGAAAGAGGACGGGCGCAAAGCGGCCAAGGCCCTCCTTGCGGCGGGCCTGCCCGTGGATGGCATTGTGTGCCAGTCCGATGCGCAGGCCAATGGTGTGATCTGCGAGTTGATCCTGAAAGGCGTCAAGGTGCCCGAGCAGGTCAAGGTGACGGGGGTGGATAATTCCCCGCTCGCCGAGGAATGCATCGTGCCGATCACGTCGATGACATCGGAGGTTCGCAAGGCTGGCTTGAAGTCCGTGGAGCTCCTCTTTCAGCGTATCGAGGGCGTCAAAGTAAAGTCTGTCCTGATCGAGCCGAAGCTGGTGGCGAGAAACTCCACCGGGGAAACTCCCGCCAGGTCGCTGAATCGGGCTGAGT
- a CDS encoding MFS transporter — translation MAGEPKTMLPPDEAAAPDKGAKLWRVGTLVYTTGGLVVLFIWLLGGDFAWAIKDRSASQMVLLMLKKFEASDFLAGLLVGSLPPAIAIILGPIISYKSDRHRGRWGRRIPFLLIPTPIAVISMAGLAFSPMIGTHLHEILGARSPGANTLVLLSFAVFWMLFDFASITANSIFGALINDVVPVAVLGRFFGAFRALSLIAAIIFNYWLLGKVEAYHVWIFLGIGILFGIGFTLMCVNVKEGEYPPVPEVPEGGATGFLAASLEFLRDCFGKPYYLLAFVTIAVPAIAFLPANLFNIFFAKSLNIPMDDLGKWSAVMYFVSFVMSYPLGVLADRIHPLKLALATLVIYGLVSLWGGFFITNQTTFFVAYLACGILGGVWGTTTASLAQRLFPRDKFAQFLSAAGIVTCVSQILIGPALGVFLDLSGHVYRHTYLVGFGLTVLCLLCALRLFSMFQALGGPANYQPPR, via the coding sequence ATGGCGGGCGAACCCAAAACGATGCTGCCGCCGGATGAGGCCGCGGCCCCGGACAAAGGGGCGAAGCTCTGGCGCGTAGGCACCCTGGTCTACACCACCGGGGGGCTCGTCGTCCTCTTTATCTGGCTGCTGGGCGGTGACTTTGCCTGGGCGATCAAGGATCGCTCGGCGAGTCAGATGGTGCTCCTGATGCTGAAGAAATTCGAGGCGTCGGACTTCCTTGCCGGGCTGCTGGTGGGTTCCCTGCCGCCTGCGATCGCGATCATCCTCGGGCCGATCATCAGCTACAAATCCGACCGCCATCGGGGGCGCTGGGGACGGCGCATTCCGTTCCTGCTCATCCCGACGCCGATCGCGGTCATCTCCATGGCGGGCCTTGCCTTCAGCCCGATGATCGGCACGCATCTCCATGAGATCCTGGGAGCGCGGTCCCCCGGGGCCAATACGCTCGTGCTGCTTTCCTTTGCCGTGTTCTGGATGCTCTTCGATTTTGCCAGCATCACGGCCAACTCGATTTTCGGAGCCCTGATCAACGACGTGGTGCCCGTCGCTGTACTCGGCCGCTTTTTCGGGGCGTTTCGCGCCCTGAGCCTGATCGCGGCCATCATTTTCAACTACTGGCTGCTGGGGAAGGTCGAGGCCTATCATGTCTGGATTTTCCTCGGGATCGGCATCCTGTTCGGGATCGGCTTTACCCTGATGTGCGTGAATGTGAAGGAGGGGGAGTATCCCCCCGTCCCGGAGGTGCCCGAGGGAGGCGCCACGGGATTTCTGGCAGCGTCCCTGGAGTTTCTGCGCGATTGTTTCGGGAAACCCTACTATCTGCTGGCCTTTGTCACCATCGCGGTCCCGGCCATCGCCTTTTTGCCCGCCAATCTGTTCAATATCTTCTTTGCCAAGAGTCTGAACATTCCCATGGATGACTTGGGCAAGTGGTCGGCGGTGATGTATTTTGTGTCCTTTGTGATGTCCTATCCCCTCGGCGTCTTGGCCGACCGCATCCACCCGCTGAAGCTCGCTCTCGCCACCCTCGTGATCTACGGGCTGGTTTCTCTCTGGGGCGGATTTTTTATCACCAATCAGACGACCTTTTTTGTCGCTTACCTGGCCTGTGGGATATTGGGCGGAGTGTGGGGGACCACCACGGCGTCGCTCGCGCAGCGGCTCTTTCCGCGAGACAAGTTTGCTCAGTTTCTCTCTGCGGCAGGTATCGTCACCTGCGTCAGCCAGATCCTGATCGGCCCGGCGCTCGGGGTGTTTCTCGATCTTTCCGGCCATGTCTACCGCCATACCTATCTGGTCGGCTTCGGCCTTACGGTGCTGTGCCTGCTGTGTGCGCTGAGGTTGTTCTCCATGTTCCAGGCGCTCGGTGGCCCGGCAAACTATCAACCTCCCCGCTGA
- a CDS encoding sugar-binding domain-containing protein: MSPVTSVLSSSPKSSEKLHALKREIGGLWDFAVDPENQGGQRGWTEAPPAETRRVTTGMPWEYWEPGYDGAGWYWKEFTAPAATENSVSMLTFEAVSYWCECWLNGRKIGEHEGMSDSFSFDVSDVLLPGRKNHLVVRVINPPQNHEVDGLRSGAPLNQSDLPVGKAGWYYNYGGLWGKVWLEILPPVHFTDLAVTPSFENSRLDISWTAGKGEESEDVSLFFEVIEPKSGRTLKIGQRVLSGDAADSGEFSLRIDGLAEWTPDTPVLYDLRASISTRHSTHIVHRRFGIREFTIRDRQFHLNGRPIVLKGILQQRAYPRRLAGPASWRLAARELITLKRAGLNFLRIHLGPAEPWYLDIADRLGILVMMEPPIGWIANGPRTESRIAREIRALISAHRSRTCIVMWGLFNESFHLLGYAPGEMRDLAERMLHVARASDPSRLVIDTSGGYARASVQGAETMIHDTSRMDSSRFLSPQSDVVEKLTDVHVYCSLPPTNDTVEHYGRLDSGDQLLFLAEYGAAETPPDFPRVLDAYTRQEQETGLEDWRLHRDFYASLRQRFEAAGLAEEFGSVENWITAVNHARAGEVADITIAIRNNPNVAGFCLCQLADASGELFGVLDFWRRPKPLLKALSSAIADPAIGIEASPTWLATGQGLNATVRIVSDDKPVPGGELEITLHRPSGKAQSHRTVLPPGSTARVEILQPMQEAGIYRLEATLRCGDRTISSQTREIGVINETDRPEIEISGRLASPATEDLLRACKVQCEPFGNNHRDKSKVVLLEWNAIASSANSHWELLGQLRNIVETGGAAVILNPDTPMLYRWLLPQFVGVQPVMRTSTYLKRSPLLDGLGEPCVAGRLYSEILGDRWDNADDVTAAGGTVEIGAFSMNMWTRPATYFWGAAVYRLPIGRGTLFISHLNLLQTLETSPLSRQLLRNLLNYAGSQIRPGNEHRLLRRCIDRTGLA; encoded by the coding sequence ATGTCGCCAGTGACCTCAGTTCTCTCCTCGAGTCCGAAATCGTCGGAAAAACTTCACGCCCTGAAACGGGAGATTGGCGGGCTCTGGGATTTTGCGGTTGATCCGGAAAATCAAGGAGGGCAGCGCGGCTGGACGGAGGCCCCGCCTGCGGAAACCCGCCGGGTCACCACAGGGATGCCGTGGGAATACTGGGAGCCGGGCTATGACGGAGCCGGATGGTACTGGAAGGAATTCACCGCCCCGGCTGCGACGGAGAACAGTGTCTCCATGCTGACCTTTGAAGCGGTGAGCTACTGGTGCGAGTGCTGGCTGAACGGTCGCAAGATCGGCGAGCACGAGGGCATGAGCGATTCCTTTTCCTTCGACGTCAGCGACGTGCTCCTCCCCGGAAGAAAAAATCACCTGGTCGTCCGGGTGATCAATCCCCCGCAAAACCACGAGGTGGATGGATTGCGGAGCGGCGCTCCCCTCAACCAAAGCGACCTTCCGGTCGGAAAAGCAGGCTGGTATTACAATTACGGCGGCCTGTGGGGAAAGGTCTGGCTGGAGATACTGCCGCCCGTGCATTTCACCGACCTTGCGGTCACCCCGTCTTTTGAAAACAGCCGCCTGGATATTTCATGGACTGCTGGCAAGGGGGAGGAATCCGAGGATGTCTCTCTCTTCTTTGAAGTCATCGAACCGAAATCCGGGCGCACTTTGAAAATCGGCCAGCGAGTGCTCTCTGGCGACGCAGCGGATTCCGGAGAGTTCTCCCTGCGTATCGACGGCCTGGCAGAGTGGACTCCCGACACCCCGGTGCTTTACGATCTCCGGGCCTCGATCTCCACCCGGCACTCGACCCATATCGTGCATCGGCGATTCGGCATTCGTGAGTTCACCATCCGGGACCGCCAGTTTCACCTGAATGGCCGGCCGATCGTTCTCAAGGGCATCCTCCAGCAGCGCGCCTACCCGCGAAGACTCGCCGGACCCGCCTCATGGCGGCTGGCCGCGCGTGAACTCATCACCCTGAAGCGGGCGGGCCTCAACTTTCTCCGCATCCATCTCGGGCCTGCGGAACCGTGGTATCTCGATATCGCGGATCGCCTCGGCATCCTCGTAATGATGGAGCCGCCCATCGGATGGATCGCCAACGGCCCCCGGACCGAAAGCCGTATCGCCCGGGAAATCCGGGCGTTGATCTCCGCGCACCGCTCCCGGACTTGCATCGTGATGTGGGGGCTGTTCAACGAATCCTTTCATCTCCTCGGCTATGCCCCGGGCGAGATGAGGGATCTCGCCGAGCGAATGCTCCATGTCGCCCGCGCCAGCGATCCCAGCCGCCTCGTCATAGACACCTCCGGCGGCTATGCGAGAGCCTCCGTGCAGGGAGCCGAGACCATGATCCATGACACCTCGCGCATGGACTCATCCCGCTTCCTTTCGCCGCAGTCCGATGTCGTCGAGAAGCTCACGGATGTCCACGTTTACTGCAGTCTGCCGCCGACGAATGACACGGTGGAACATTACGGCCGGCTCGACTCCGGCGATCAGTTGCTCTTCCTGGCCGAGTACGGCGCCGCTGAGACGCCGCCGGATTTTCCGCGCGTGCTCGATGCCTACACCCGGCAGGAGCAGGAAACCGGCCTGGAGGACTGGCGTCTCCATCGCGATTTTTATGCTTCCCTCCGCCAGCGCTTTGAAGCGGCGGGACTGGCAGAGGAGTTTGGCTCCGTTGAAAACTGGATCACCGCCGTCAATCATGCCCGGGCCGGAGAGGTGGCGGACATCACGATCGCCATCCGAAACAACCCCAACGTGGCGGGCTTCTGCCTATGCCAGCTGGCCGATGCCAGCGGTGAGCTTTTTGGCGTCCTGGACTTCTGGCGCCGCCCCAAGCCGCTGCTCAAAGCACTCTCCTCCGCCATCGCCGATCCCGCCATCGGGATCGAGGCTTCTCCGACCTGGCTGGCCACCGGGCAGGGACTCAATGCAACCGTCCGGATCGTAAGCGACGACAAACCCGTCCCAGGCGGAGAGCTGGAAATCACTCTCCACCGGCCATCCGGGAAAGCGCAATCGCATCGCACGGTCCTTCCTCCGGGAAGCACGGCGCGGGTGGAAATCCTCCAGCCCATGCAGGAGGCGGGCATCTATCGGCTGGAAGCCACCCTGCGCTGTGGCGACCGGACCATTTCCAGCCAGACGCGGGAAATCGGCGTGATCAACGAAACAGATCGCCCGGAGATCGAGATCTCGGGACGCCTCGCCAGTCCAGCCACGGAGGACCTGCTCCGCGCCTGCAAGGTGCAGTGCGAGCCGTTTGGGAACAACCATCGCGACAAGAGCAAAGTCGTGCTCCTGGAGTGGAACGCCATCGCCTCATCGGCAAACTCCCATTGGGAGTTGCTCGGCCAGCTCCGCAACATCGTCGAGACCGGAGGGGCCGCCGTGATTCTCAACCCCGACACCCCGATGCTTTACCGCTGGCTCCTGCCGCAGTTCGTCGGAGTCCAGCCCGTCATGCGCACCAGCACCTACCTGAAGCGCTCCCCGCTTCTCGACGGCCTGGGGGAACCCTGCGTGGCCGGCCGCCTCTACTCGGAAATCCTCGGCGACCGCTGGGACAATGCAGATGACGTCACCGCCGCAGGTGGCACGGTGGAGATCGGTGCATTCTCGATGAATATGTGGACTCGCCCGGCGACGTATTTCTGGGGAGCCGCCGTTTATCGCCTTCCGATCGGTCGGGGCACGCTTTTTATCTCCCACCTCAACCTGCTCCAGACCCTGGAAACATCACCGCTCTCCCGGCAGCTCCTGCGCAACCTGCTCAACTACGCCGGCAGCCAGATCCGTCCCGGGAATGAGCACCGGCTTCTCCGCCGGTGTATTGACCGAACCGGGCTGGCCTGA
- a CDS encoding beta strand repeat-containing protein yields the protein MTTKSHFPRFARVNQLHSAIVERISKGVLLACLPLGLVAQAQATEIQKANNSNALNLTSSWVGGVVPGASDIALFDSTMTSTRYTAIGGNVSFGGIKVTNLGSEQYLNATAGAAMTLGSSGIDMSAATANLTIGAVMDLSASQTWTVASGRTLSLGGASVGAGTITLTGSGTYSFTGTSTVTSGTFVSGPLGLGTVNLENGIHLSATNSRVIANAVNLNGNISVDMASTNLLTFSGGMNVGSGTRTITISNTNGSATSPSLAFGGGLGSTYSQVTGSGVLVFKNGNASETPMVSVRLGSGSTNDYTVISSDITIGSGVSLITTLSNTLTASSDVTVETGGILNLSNNGGSSASQTIGSLSGGGMVFNGTTNTTGTPLATLTIDGGTSVSRTTFSGVIQNGTLGNVAVVKTGSNTQVFSGANTYLGATTINGGTLLIDGTHIQAQAPAAGLNIVSSYVVNSGGTLGGTGRISMFNTTANKNAVAVATGGTLAPGDGGTGTLTLDGANFSGSGSRVLNMASGAKFSFDLAGDGTSADQVAFWNYVNGDLGLNSNVINLSITGPLVEGTYTVSLFKFYSDSGTTLTTSGITSGLTIGTLDSSFQGTPTLTYNSAGGTIDLTYTVVPEPSTWALVALGLTSILVLRRRKAC from the coding sequence ATGACCACAAAATCACACTTCCCCCGCTTCGCTCGAGTGAACCAGTTGCACTCGGCGATCGTTGAGCGAATCTCAAAAGGCGTTCTTCTGGCCTGCCTGCCCCTCGGGCTAGTGGCGCAGGCCCAGGCCACTGAGATTCAGAAGGCTAATAATAGCAATGCTCTTAATCTCACTAGCTCGTGGGTTGGAGGAGTCGTTCCCGGTGCTTCGGATATCGCCTTGTTTGACAGTACAATGACGTCCACACGGTATACGGCCATCGGCGGAAATGTGAGCTTTGGCGGTATCAAGGTGACTAACCTTGGGTCGGAACAATACCTTAACGCCACTGCTGGAGCCGCGATGACGCTGGGTTCCTCCGGTATTGATATGAGCGCGGCTACGGCAAACCTGACGATAGGTGCCGTCATGGACCTGAGCGCAAGCCAGACGTGGACTGTCGCTTCAGGCCGGACTCTCTCTCTCGGCGGCGCGAGCGTAGGCGCAGGTACGATCACCCTGACCGGTTCGGGTACTTATTCCTTTACTGGGACTAGCACGGTTACTTCCGGCACTTTTGTCTCGGGCCCGCTGGGCTTGGGCACGGTCAATCTTGAGAATGGTATCCACCTTTCAGCCACTAACAGTCGGGTGATTGCCAACGCAGTAAATCTCAATGGCAATATCAGCGTGGATATGGCATCGACCAATCTATTGACCTTTAGTGGTGGAATGAATGTCGGGTCCGGCACCAGGACGATCACAATCAGTAACACCAATGGAAGCGCCACGTCCCCATCGCTCGCTTTTGGCGGTGGACTGGGATCAACGTATTCCCAAGTCACCGGAAGCGGCGTGTTGGTCTTCAAAAACGGAAATGCCTCAGAGACCCCGATGGTTTCGGTACGTCTCGGCAGCGGAAGTACCAACGACTATACGGTGATCAGTTCGGATATCACGATCGGCAGTGGGGTTTCGCTAATTACTACTTTGTCCAACACTCTAACCGCGAGCTCGGATGTGACAGTCGAAACGGGGGGAATATTGAACCTGAGCAACAATGGGGGATCGTCAGCGTCTCAAACCATTGGCTCGCTGTCTGGCGGGGGAATGGTTTTCAACGGAACGACCAATACTACAGGGACTCCGTTGGCCACGCTCACGATCGATGGCGGGACTAGCGTATCCCGCACCACGTTTTCCGGCGTGATCCAAAATGGCACCCTTGGCAACGTAGCGGTCGTAAAAACTGGCTCCAACACGCAGGTGTTTTCGGGAGCAAATACCTATCTCGGCGCTACTACGATCAACGGTGGCACTCTGTTGATTGACGGGACGCACATTCAGGCCCAGGCTCCCGCAGCTGGACTTAATATTGTGTCTTCTTATGTTGTCAACTCTGGAGGGACGCTGGGCGGCACGGGGCGTATTTCCATGTTTAACACGACGGCCAATAAAAATGCCGTGGCCGTCGCAACAGGCGGTACCCTGGCTCCGGGTGATGGCGGCACCGGTACGCTCACTCTGGACGGAGCGAATTTTTCCGGATCCGGTTCCCGCGTGCTGAATATGGCCTCCGGAGCCAAGTTCTCCTTTGACCTTGCGGGTGACGGGACGTCGGCGGATCAAGTGGCCTTCTGGAACTACGTGAACGGTGACTTGGGGCTCAACAGTAATGTGATTAATCTCAGCATCACCGGCCCGCTCGTCGAGGGCACCTATACCGTATCGCTCTTCAAGTTCTACAGCGACTCCGGGACGACGCTCACGACCAGCGGCATCACCAGCGGTCTGACCATCGGTACGCTCGACTCCTCTTTCCAGGGTACGCCCACGCTGACCTACAACTCGGCGGGTGGAACGATCGATCTCACGTACACTGTAGTGCCGGAGCCGTCCACCTGGGCGCTGGTTGCTCTGGGTCTTACCTCGATCCTCGTGCTGCGTCGTCGCAAGGCCTGCTAA